In Sporosarcina sp. PTS2304, a genomic segment contains:
- a CDS encoding lipopolysaccharide assembly protein LapB, whose product MNLLQEMEQLLLDGDADSLQNKIQTLQAEHEYDALYDVANLLIDYGFLGQADDIFAQLLLVFPDEAQLKIDRAAALLELGEEDNALLLLTDIKEDEEEFVQALLAQADYYQMLGFAETALSKVREASALLPHEPVIQLAEAELLLESGRYSEAVRLYNKLLKTNDELAGVNISSRLAEAYSAGAAYEEAIPFYEELLAKETNPEELFGLGLAYFQTERYSEAVSRLEQLLEMDPDYFSAYMLAGQSYAQQNEDEQALQLFKKGIERDAFDKELHVAAAKSALKLQLPDQAESHLKEALVLDPEYIDALVTLASLYNEQEKDEALLELLQYAEADQLEIPLLYAFFAYAYERTEDYRKAYEMYLKAYDGMKEDADFLDLYARFLLEEGKSSEALPVILQLVKVDPQAEEWVAYIDAQSEEGV is encoded by the coding sequence ATGAATTTATTGCAGGAAATGGAACAGCTTTTATTAGACGGGGATGCAGATTCTCTTCAAAATAAAATCCAAACACTTCAAGCAGAGCATGAATACGATGCATTATATGACGTAGCAAATCTTCTGATTGACTATGGGTTTCTTGGCCAGGCAGATGATATTTTTGCTCAATTATTGCTCGTTTTTCCAGATGAGGCACAATTGAAAATAGATCGTGCAGCAGCGTTACTTGAACTAGGAGAAGAGGACAACGCATTACTATTATTGACGGATATTAAAGAGGATGAAGAAGAATTTGTTCAAGCATTGTTGGCGCAAGCAGATTATTATCAAATGCTAGGTTTTGCGGAAACAGCACTCTCGAAAGTACGTGAAGCTTCCGCGTTGTTACCGCATGAGCCGGTCATTCAGTTAGCAGAGGCTGAATTGCTTCTCGAATCGGGACGTTACAGTGAAGCGGTACGACTGTATAACAAATTGCTGAAGACGAATGATGAACTGGCAGGTGTCAACATTTCTTCGCGTCTTGCAGAAGCTTACAGCGCAGGAGCTGCATACGAAGAAGCGATTCCTTTTTATGAGGAATTGCTTGCAAAAGAGACGAATCCAGAGGAACTATTCGGACTTGGTTTAGCTTACTTTCAAACAGAACGGTATTCGGAGGCAGTTAGTCGACTAGAGCAATTACTCGAAATGGATCCGGATTATTTTTCTGCGTATATGCTGGCTGGTCAAAGTTATGCCCAACAAAATGAAGACGAGCAAGCACTCCAATTATTCAAAAAAGGAATCGAACGGGATGCTTTTGATAAAGAGTTACATGTGGCGGCTGCTAAATCCGCTCTTAAATTACAACTACCTGATCAAGCGGAAAGCCATTTAAAAGAAGCGCTCGTGTTGGATCCTGAATATATCGATGCGCTCGTCACACTTGCTTCCCTTTACAATGAGCAAGAAAAAGACGAGGCGTTGCTTGAGTTATTGCAATACGCAGAAGCCGATCAACTCGAAATTCCTTTATTATATGCATTCTTTGCTTACGCGTATGAACGAACAGAAGATTATAGAAAAGCGTATGAAATGTATTTGAAAGCATATGATGGGATGAAGGAAGATGCGGACTTTTTGGATTTGTATGCTCGATTCTTATTGGAGGAAGGCAAATCATCCGAAGCATTGCCAGTCATTTTGCAACTAGTGAAAGTCGATCCGCAAGCAGAAGAATGGGTGGCATATATAGACGCACAATCTGAAGAGGGGGTATGA
- a CDS encoding ReoY family proteolytic degradation factor, with protein sequence MKAMVPVAAKKEFLRWFLKRYRLKRRECVWILNYLLSNEHLLTNVHFTDEAHHCPRAMIISTTEVDSIPFRFYKGNLMTADAEKSFHDLRLHPDEDMFIQLNFKDSNKCPEYASVAEENPYVPEDLLTKRKDQELAERLLEESFTITTKEMLSKRIDDALDKGDRELFISLTALLNEMKKDQ encoded by the coding sequence ATGAAGGCCATGGTTCCTGTAGCTGCCAAGAAAGAGTTTTTGAGGTGGTTTTTGAAACGCTATCGGTTAAAGCGGCGGGAATGTGTATGGATTTTAAATTATCTTCTTAGCAATGAGCATTTATTGACCAATGTGCACTTTACGGATGAGGCTCATCATTGTCCACGAGCCATGATTATTTCCACTACAGAAGTAGATAGTATCCCATTTCGCTTTTATAAAGGCAATTTGATGACTGCAGATGCGGAAAAATCCTTTCACGACTTACGTTTACACCCTGATGAGGATATGTTCATCCAATTGAATTTTAAAGACAGCAATAAATGTCCTGAATATGCGAGTGTCGCTGAGGAAAATCCGTACGTACCCGAAGATCTTTTGACAAAAAGAAAAGACCAAGAGCTCGCAGAACGTTTGCTCGAAGAAAGCTTTACGATCACAACAAAAGAAATGTTAAGCAAGCGGATTGATGATGCGCTCGACAAAGGGGATCGTGAACTTTTTATCAGTTTAACTGCGCTATTAAATGAAATGAAAAAAGACCAATGA